A single window of Vibrio sp. SCSIO 43137 DNA harbors:
- the flhF gene encoding flagellar biosynthesis protein FlhF — protein MKIKRFFAKDMRMALLQVKEELGAEAVIMSNKKVTGGVEIVAAVDGDPNFAQSGPAPSRPASRYSSEYPQQASPSAAPSERALQDDKVSLRGATPQSTTKHFANMLKQYSEGGSNSSSEADSLAALLKRQSSAAEQPRQGHTSGAISSSLAEDSGLAKLIAGDRRAEPHKPKLDPTRYDRGRASEPTDAETTQELESMREEMMSIRRLLEHQVSGLMWQEVERREPLRAMLIKRLERMGLASELSDQLACYIPEDTPPAKAWKALLGLIADQITVTKTDILKRGGVVALLGPTGVGKTTTIAKLAARAAMEFGPDNVALVTTDTYRIGAQEQLAIYGRIMGCPVRIAKDSEELAEVIYQLRNRKLVLVDTAGMGQRDVRLSEQLDTLMQDSGSVISSYLVLPATAQRKVLQETIDHFKRIPLSGCILTKIDESLSLGEFINVIIQNVLPVAYVANGQRVPEDIVLAQPKYIVAKANDLLEKSTEDEPHYWNSDVEGL, from the coding sequence TTGAAAATTAAACGCTTTTTCGCAAAAGACATGAGAATGGCACTGCTTCAGGTTAAAGAAGAGCTTGGCGCAGAAGCGGTTATTATGTCGAACAAAAAGGTCACAGGTGGTGTCGAAATAGTCGCTGCCGTTGATGGTGACCCCAATTTTGCTCAGTCCGGGCCGGCACCGTCCAGACCGGCTTCACGCTACTCATCTGAATACCCGCAACAAGCATCACCAAGTGCCGCTCCTTCAGAGAGGGCACTGCAGGACGATAAAGTCAGCCTTCGTGGTGCTACTCCTCAGTCGACCACCAAGCACTTTGCCAACATGCTCAAACAGTATAGTGAAGGCGGAAGCAACTCTTCATCAGAAGCTGATTCACTGGCGGCGCTACTAAAAAGGCAGTCATCTGCAGCAGAGCAACCCCGCCAGGGACATACTTCAGGGGCGATATCCTCTTCATTGGCGGAAGACTCCGGATTAGCGAAACTGATTGCGGGAGATCGCAGGGCTGAACCACATAAGCCTAAACTGGATCCGACCCGTTATGACAGAGGTCGTGCTTCAGAGCCAACTGATGCTGAGACGACTCAGGAACTGGAGTCTATGCGTGAAGAGATGATGTCTATTCGCAGGCTGCTAGAGCATCAGGTGTCCGGCTTAATGTGGCAGGAAGTTGAACGTCGCGAACCTTTGCGGGCGATGCTGATAAAGCGTCTTGAACGTATGGGGCTGGCGTCAGAACTCTCTGATCAACTGGCTTGTTATATTCCGGAAGATACGCCACCGGCAAAAGCGTGGAAAGCCTTGCTAGGACTCATTGCCGATCAAATTACCGTTACTAAGACTGACATTCTTAAGCGGGGTGGTGTGGTTGCTCTACTTGGTCCGACCGGTGTGGGTAAAACCACTACCATAGCGAAACTGGCTGCCAGAGCGGCGATGGAATTTGGCCCGGACAATGTGGCACTGGTAACAACGGATACCTATCGTATTGGTGCACAGGAACAGTTGGCAATTTACGGAAGAATTATGGGTTGTCCTGTAAGAATTGCTAAAGATTCTGAAGAGTTAGCCGAAGTAATATATCAGCTCCGAAACCGGAAGCTGGTCTTAGTCGATACCGCGGGTATGGGACAACGTGATGTAAGACTGTCGGAACAACTGGATACATTAATGCAAGATAGCGGCTCTGTGATTAGCAGCTATCTGGTATTGCCTGCAACAGCACAGAGAAAAGTGCTGCAAGAAACAATAGACCATTTTAAACGGATTCCGCTATCAGGGTGTATTCTTACCAAGATAGACGAATCATTAAGCTTAGGTGAATTCATCAACGTGATTATTCAGAACGTACTACCGGTAGCCTATGTGGCAAACGGACAAAGGGTTCCTGAAGATATAGTGCTTGCTCAGCCGAAATATATCGTAGCGAAAGCCAACGATTTGCTGGAGAAGTCAACAGAAGATGAACCGCATTACTGGAACAGTGATGTAGAAGGACTCTAG
- the flhA gene encoding flagellar biosynthesis protein FlhA, translating to MKFPLPISSKMPSIPTKALPAIGAPVLVLATLGMIILPIPPFLLDIFFTFNIALAMVVLLVTVYTRRPLDFAAFPTVLLIATLMRLALNVASTRVVLLYGHEGGNAAGNVIEAFGSVVIGGNYAVGLVVFLILMIINFMVVTKGAGRISEVSARFTLDALPGKQMAIDADLNAGLIDQEQARTRRFEVTKEADFYGSMDGASKFVKGDAIAGILILFINIIGGLSIGMIQFDLGFQSAIEIYTLLTIGDGLVAQIPSLLLSIAAAIMVTRQNTDEDMGQQMIFQMFDNPKALVITSAILGVMGIVPGMPHFAFLLLSTIAGAGAYFLYKKQKKEAEKPALPAAADAEAPSQKELSWDDVQPVDIIGLEVGYRLIPMVDREQGGELLDRVKGVRKKLSQDFGFLVPAVHIRDNLELTPNSYRITLMGVAVGEAEIRPDQELAINPGQVYGMVEGEPTVDPAFGLEAIWISESQREHAQALGYTVVDSATVLATHLSQLLTNNAAQLIGHEEVQNLLEMLGRSAPKLVEGFVPDQLTLGVVVKVLQNLLNEAIPIRDIRTIVQTLSEYASKSQEPDILTAAVRIALKRLIVQEINGIEPELPVITLIPELEQILHQTMQASGGESTGIEPGLAERLQSSLSNATQEQELKGEPAVLLTSGVLRTTLAKFVKNTIPNLRVLSYQEIPDEKQIRIVQAVGN from the coding sequence ATGAAATTTCCTTTACCTATTTCAAGTAAGATGCCATCGATACCGACTAAAGCGTTGCCTGCTATAGGTGCACCGGTACTGGTGCTTGCGACTTTGGGCATGATTATACTGCCCATACCGCCATTTTTGCTGGATATCTTCTTCACCTTCAATATTGCTCTGGCAATGGTTGTACTGCTGGTAACGGTTTATACCAGAAGACCTCTTGATTTTGCGGCTTTCCCTACCGTGCTCCTGATCGCTACCCTGATGAGGCTGGCGCTAAACGTCGCGTCAACTCGTGTGGTTCTGCTCTATGGTCATGAAGGAGGAAACGCAGCAGGTAATGTGATTGAGGCGTTCGGTAGTGTGGTGATTGGTGGCAACTATGCTGTCGGTCTTGTGGTGTTCCTTATCCTGATGATCATCAACTTTATGGTGGTGACAAAAGGTGCTGGACGTATTTCCGAAGTAAGTGCCCGCTTTACATTGGATGCCTTGCCGGGTAAGCAAATGGCAATTGATGCTGATTTAAATGCCGGTTTGATTGATCAGGAACAAGCAAGAACCCGGCGATTTGAAGTGACCAAGGAAGCGGACTTTTACGGCTCAATGGATGGTGCGTCGAAATTTGTAAAAGGGGATGCTATTGCCGGTATCCTGATTCTGTTTATCAATATCATTGGCGGCCTCAGCATAGGGATGATTCAGTTTGATCTCGGTTTCCAGAGTGCCATTGAAATCTATACCCTGCTGACTATTGGTGATGGTCTGGTAGCACAAATTCCTTCGCTATTACTCTCCATCGCTGCGGCCATTATGGTTACCCGTCAGAATACCGACGAGGACATGGGGCAGCAGATGATTTTCCAGATGTTCGATAACCCTAAAGCATTGGTTATCACATCTGCAATTTTAGGTGTAATGGGTATCGTACCGGGCATGCCGCACTTTGCTTTTCTGCTGCTGAGTACCATTGCCGGTGCCGGTGCTTACTTCCTGTATAAAAAGCAGAAAAAAGAGGCAGAGAAACCAGCCCTTCCGGCGGCAGCAGACGCAGAAGCGCCGAGTCAGAAAGAGCTTTCGTGGGATGATGTACAACCGGTGGATATTATTGGCCTGGAGGTAGGTTACCGCCTAATCCCTATGGTTGACCGAGAGCAGGGCGGAGAGCTGCTGGACAGGGTGAAAGGGGTGCGTAAAAAGCTGTCGCAGGACTTTGGCTTTCTGGTTCCCGCTGTACATATACGGGACAACCTTGAGCTCACACCAAACAGTTATCGTATTACCTTGATGGGAGTGGCAGTGGGTGAAGCGGAAATCCGCCCTGATCAGGAGCTGGCGATTAACCCCGGTCAGGTGTACGGCATGGTAGAGGGTGAACCTACGGTTGATCCTGCTTTTGGCCTGGAGGCTATCTGGATTTCTGAATCCCAGCGGGAGCACGCGCAGGCGCTGGGCTATACTGTTGTTGATTCCGCTACAGTGCTGGCAACTCACCTTAGTCAGTTACTTACCAACAATGCTGCTCAGTTAATCGGTCATGAAGAAGTGCAGAACCTGCTGGAGATGCTGGGACGTTCGGCACCGAAACTGGTGGAAGGCTTTGTGCCTGACCAACTTACTTTGGGCGTAGTGGTTAAAGTGCTACAAAATCTGCTTAATGAAGCGATCCCTATCAGAGATATTCGTACTATCGTTCAAACCCTGTCTGAGTACGCCAGTAAGAGTCAAGAACCTGACATTCTGACTGCTGCTGTACGGATAGCGCTTAAGCGACTAATTGTACAAGAAATCAATGGTATAGAACCTGAACTACCAGTAATAACCTTGATTCCTGAGCTGGAACAAATATTGCATCAGACAATGCAAGCTTCGGGTGGAGAGTCGACGGGCATAGAACCGGGATTAGCAGAGAGATTGCAGTCATCACTGAGTAATGCAACTCAGGAACAGGAACTGAAAGGTGAACCGGCAGTACTGCTTACTTCCGGAGTGTTGAGGACGACACTGGCCAAGTTTGTTAAGAACACCATACCGAACCTGAGAGTTCTTTCCTATCAGGAGATACCTGATGAGAAACAGATTCGGATAGTGCAAGCGGTCGGTAACTAG
- the flhB gene encoding flagellar biosynthesis protein FlhB, producing MAESDGQERTEDATPRRLQQAREKGQVARSKELASVSVLIVGALSLMMYGETLAKGLLTIMNRFFSLSREEIFDSGKLFDIVSGALVHLILPLVLILLTLFIAAVIGTAGVGGISFSVEAAMPKLSKMNPLSGIKRMIGLQSWVELIKSILKVALVAGVAFYLINASKVDLFQLSMDVFPQNIFHALEILLNFILLISCSLLVVVAIDIPFQIWQHADQLKMTKQEVKDEYKETEGKPEVKGRIRMLQREAAQRRMMADVPTADVIVTNPEHFSVALRYNSSTDKAPVVVAKGVDHMALKIREVAREHDIYVIPAPPLARALYHSTELEQQIPDGLFTAVAQVLAYVFQLKQFRKNGGQRPVLTEENMPIPPDLRY from the coding sequence ATGGCAGAGTCAGACGGTCAGGAACGTACAGAAGACGCAACGCCCAGGCGCTTGCAACAGGCCCGGGAAAAGGGGCAGGTTGCAAGGTCTAAAGAGTTGGCGTCCGTTTCAGTGCTGATAGTAGGGGCGCTCTCTCTGATGATGTATGGTGAGACACTGGCCAAAGGCCTGCTTACCATTATGAATCGTTTTTTCTCCCTCAGCCGGGAGGAGATATTTGATAGTGGCAAGCTATTCGATATTGTCAGCGGTGCCCTAGTCCACCTTATTCTGCCCCTTGTATTGATTTTGCTGACTCTGTTTATTGCTGCGGTAATAGGTACAGCGGGCGTGGGAGGCATAAGCTTTTCCGTAGAAGCGGCCATGCCTAAGCTTTCCAAGATGAATCCTCTGAGCGGTATAAAGCGGATGATAGGCCTGCAGAGCTGGGTAGAATTGATTAAATCGATTCTTAAAGTAGCTTTAGTGGCTGGTGTGGCTTTCTATCTGATTAATGCGTCCAAAGTCGATCTGTTTCAGTTGAGTATGGATGTTTTTCCTCAGAACATATTTCATGCTCTTGAAATACTGCTTAACTTTATCCTGCTTATTAGCTGTTCATTGCTTGTGGTTGTGGCGATAGATATTCCGTTTCAGATTTGGCAGCACGCTGATCAGTTGAAAATGACCAAGCAGGAAGTGAAGGACGAGTATAAAGAGACGGAAGGTAAGCCTGAGGTAAAAGGTCGTATCAGAATGCTTCAGCGTGAAGCTGCCCAGAGACGGATGATGGCTGATGTGCCGACGGCCGATGTTATTGTCACCAACCCGGAACACTTCTCCGTGGCCCTGAGATATAACTCATCTACAGATAAAGCACCTGTGGTGGTTGCCAAGGGTGTCGATCATATGGCGTTGAAGATAAGAGAAGTGGCAAGGGAGCACGATATTTATGTTATTCCGGCTCCGCCCCTTGCCCGTGCCCTGTATCATTCAACAGAGCTGGAGCAGCAGATACCGGACGGCTTGTTTACTGCGGTTGCACAGGTGCTCGCCTATGTATTCCAGTTAAAGCAGTTCAGAAAAAATGGTGGTCAGCGTCCGGTACTTACAGAAGAGAATATGCCGATCCCGCCTGATCTCCGCTACTAA
- the fliR gene encoding flagellar biosynthetic protein FliR yields the protein MEYPTQIILEWIANYFWPYTRIAALFMVMTVTGARYVSTRIRLYLGLAVTFAVMPAIPAVPQNIQLLSFQGFLITFEQIIIGTAMGMVTQFISQTFVVLGQILGMQSSLGFASMVDPANGQNTPLLGQLFLFLATMFFLATNGHLELIQFVVLSFKTLPIGSGALTSVDYREMALWMSTMFKTALSMSLSGIIALLTINLSFGVMTRAAPQLNIFSLGFAFALVVGLLLCWYLMLGLFNHYDMYWMQGEQQICRLIKMEC from the coding sequence ATGGAATATCCAACGCAAATCATTCTTGAATGGATAGCCAACTATTTCTGGCCTTACACCCGTATTGCCGCCCTGTTTATGGTGATGACGGTGACAGGTGCCCGTTACGTTTCTACCCGTATCCGGCTCTACCTCGGTCTGGCGGTAACCTTTGCTGTTATGCCGGCGATTCCGGCTGTGCCGCAGAACATTCAGTTGCTCTCATTTCAGGGCTTTCTGATCACCTTTGAGCAGATCATTATCGGTACCGCAATGGGAATGGTTACTCAGTTTATCAGCCAGACATTTGTTGTACTGGGCCAGATACTGGGTATGCAGTCCAGCCTGGGTTTTGCTTCTATGGTTGACCCTGCCAACGGGCAGAACACCCCTTTGCTTGGTCAGCTGTTTCTGTTTCTTGCCACCATGTTTTTTCTTGCCACCAACGGGCACCTGGAGTTGATCCAGTTTGTGGTGTTAAGTTTTAAAACCCTGCCAATCGGCAGCGGGGCACTTACCTCAGTCGATTACCGGGAAATGGCATTATGGATGTCGACCATGTTTAAAACGGCACTTAGTATGTCGCTGTCCGGTATTATCGCCCTGCTGACCATTAACCTCTCATTCGGTGTGATGACCCGTGCAGCGCCACAGCTGAACATTTTTTCACTCGGATTTGCATTTGCGCTGGTGGTCGGTCTGCTTCTATGCTGGTATCTGATGCTGGGACTTTTCAATCACTATGACATGTACTGGATGCAGGGTGAACAGCAGATCTGCAGACTTATTAAGATGGAGTGCTGA
- the fliQ gene encoding flagellar biosynthesis protein FliQ: MTPEVFVEIFRSALWIVLLLVCAIIIPSLLVGLVVAIFQAATSINEQTLSFLPRLIVTLLALMFGAHWMTQTLMEFFYEMVERLPQVLY; this comes from the coding sequence ATGACACCTGAAGTCTTTGTTGAGATTTTCCGCAGTGCCCTATGGATAGTATTACTATTGGTATGCGCAATTATTATTCCCAGCCTGCTGGTTGGTTTGGTTGTGGCCATCTTTCAGGCGGCGACTTCTATTAACGAACAGACGTTAAGTTTTCTGCCGCGACTGATCGTCACTCTGTTGGCATTGATGTTTGGTGCGCACTGGATGACGCAGACGTTAATGGAGTTCTTTTACGAAATGGTTGAAAGGCTTCCTCAGGTGCTCTACTAG
- the fliP gene encoding flagellar type III secretion system pore protein FliP (The bacterial flagellar biogenesis protein FliP forms a type III secretion system (T3SS)-type pore required for flagellar assembly.), with amino-acid sequence MLAALMAAFLFLLFTPVSFAQEELETPIPATAAGAESITVTAMEREQGASRTIGLGSSSGGSGIPALTMTTNPDGSEDYSVNLQILALMTMLGFLPAMVILMTSFTRIVVVMSILRQAMGLQQTPSNQVIIGIAIFLTFFIMSPVIDQVNQRAVQPYLNEEISARQAFDMAQEPMKAFMLKQTRVKDLETFVNISGSDAQNPEDVSMSVLIPAFITSELKTAFQIGFMLFLPFLIIDLVVASILMAMGMMMLSPMIVSLPFKLMLFVLVDGWNLILSTLAGSFAL; translated from the coding sequence ATGCTCGCTGCCCTGATGGCAGCGTTTCTCTTTTTACTGTTTACTCCAGTTTCTTTTGCACAGGAAGAGCTTGAAACTCCTATTCCTGCAACAGCGGCTGGGGCAGAAAGCATTACCGTTACGGCTATGGAGCGGGAACAGGGGGCGTCCAGAACCATAGGTTTAGGCAGCTCGTCTGGTGGCTCGGGTATCCCGGCTCTAACCATGACCACCAACCCTGACGGCAGTGAGGACTATTCGGTAAATTTACAGATCCTTGCCCTGATGACCATGCTTGGCTTCCTGCCTGCAATGGTTATTTTGATGACCTCCTTTACCCGTATTGTGGTGGTAATGTCTATTCTCAGACAGGCTATGGGTTTGCAGCAGACCCCATCCAATCAGGTGATTATTGGTATCGCTATTTTTCTTACCTTTTTCATCATGTCTCCGGTTATCGATCAGGTCAATCAGAGAGCAGTACAGCCCTATCTGAACGAAGAGATCTCGGCGAGGCAGGCGTTTGATATGGCACAGGAGCCGATGAAAGCCTTTATGCTTAAGCAGACCCGGGTAAAAGATTTGGAAACTTTTGTAAATATCTCCGGCTCTGATGCACAGAATCCGGAAGATGTCTCTATGAGCGTGCTTATTCCGGCCTTTATTACTTCTGAGCTGAAAACCGCATTCCAGATAGGATTTATGCTGTTTCTACCGTTCCTGATAATCGATCTGGTGGTCGCTTCTATCCTGATGGCAATGGGTATGATGATGCTGTCACCCATGATCGTTTCTCTGCCGTTTAAGTTAATGTTGTTTGTACTGGTTGATGGCTGGAATCTGATATTGTCCACTCTGGCCGGCAGTTTTGCCTTGTAG
- the fliO gene encoding flagellar biosynthetic protein FliO, producing MAVPKAVATFLILLSRPVFAAGPPELDLLTTLGSLLFVIAVIFGLAWLMKRMRLPAMGSQKGLSVIRQIPVGTKERIAVVKAGEEQFLVGITPQSINLISRLDKPIEDEQTESGQFASQFSQILKKNVKE from the coding sequence ATGGCAGTACCAAAGGCGGTTGCTACATTTTTGATTCTGCTTTCCCGGCCGGTGTTTGCGGCAGGTCCTCCTGAACTGGATCTGCTGACTACTCTTGGCTCTCTGCTGTTTGTTATCGCAGTGATTTTCGGGCTTGCCTGGCTGATGAAGAGGATGAGGCTACCAGCCATGGGCAGTCAGAAAGGCCTTTCTGTTATTCGTCAGATACCCGTTGGTACCAAAGAGCGGATCGCTGTAGTTAAGGCGGGCGAAGAACAGTTTTTGGTCGGGATTACACCCCAGTCAATCAATCTTATTTCCCGGCTGGATAAACCTATTGAAGATGAACAGACCGAATCCGGTCAGTTTGCCAGTCAATTTAGCCAGATACTGAAAAAGAATGTTAAAGAATAA
- the fliN gene encoding flagellar motor switch protein FliN has protein sequence MDPNEDQKLADEWAAALSEDPAAMGSDDDAELAPLEELSDQSSPITEDERRKLDTIMDIPVTISMEVGRSQISIRNLLQLNQGSVVELDRVAGESLDVMVNGTLIAHGEVVVVNDKFGIRLTDVISQTERIKKLR, from the coding sequence ATGGATCCGAATGAAGACCAAAAACTAGCGGATGAGTGGGCGGCAGCGCTAAGTGAAGATCCGGCTGCGATGGGTTCCGATGATGACGCGGAACTTGCACCTCTTGAAGAGCTTTCAGACCAGTCTTCGCCTATAACTGAAGATGAGCGGAGAAAACTGGATACCATTATGGATATTCCGGTGACCATTTCAATGGAAGTGGGCCGTTCACAAATCAGTATCCGTAACCTTCTGCAACTGAACCAGGGTTCTGTGGTTGAGTTAGACAGGGTAGCGGGTGAGTCATTAGACGTAATGGTCAATGGTACCCTGATTGCACATGGTGAAGTGGTTGTGGTCAACGATAAGTTTGGTATTCGTCTGACAGACGTTATCAGCCAGACGGAACGTATTAAGAAGCTGAGATAG
- the fliM gene encoding flagellar motor switch protein FliM, translating to MTDLLSQDEIDALLHGVDDVDEAEDELETEVEGAVNFDFSSQDRIVRGRMPTLELINERFARHMRVSLFNLLRKTAEVSINGVQMMKFGEYQNTLYVPTSLNMVRFRPLKGTALVTMEARLVFILVENFFGGDGRFHAKIEGREFTPTERRIIQLLLKIVFEDYKEAWSPVMGVEFEYLDSEVNPSMANIVSPTEVIVVSSFHIEVDGGGGDFHVVMPYSMVEPIRELLDAGVQSDKMETDIRWSTALRDEIMDVPVNFRVNLLERDISLRDLMELQVGDVVPIEMPEHATMFVEELPTYRVKMGQSNDRLAVQISEKIKRPDVVKTDIAFLGKDIMSEISNEDSESENE from the coding sequence GTGACAGATCTACTATCCCAAGACGAAATTGATGCGCTACTCCATGGTGTTGATGATGTCGATGAAGCGGAAGATGAACTTGAAACGGAAGTTGAAGGTGCGGTCAATTTCGACTTCTCTTCTCAGGACAGAATTGTCCGTGGCCGGATGCCGACTCTGGAGCTTATTAATGAGCGCTTTGCCCGGCATATGCGGGTTAGTCTGTTTAACTTACTGAGAAAAACCGCTGAGGTGTCGATAAACGGCGTTCAGATGATGAAGTTCGGTGAGTATCAGAACACACTGTATGTACCGACCAGCCTTAACATGGTGCGCTTCCGTCCGCTGAAAGGGACGGCACTGGTGACCATGGAAGCTCGTCTGGTATTTATTCTGGTAGAGAACTTTTTTGGCGGTGACGGCCGTTTCCATGCCAAGATTGAGGGACGCGAATTTACCCCGACAGAAAGGCGTATTATCCAGTTGCTGCTTAAGATCGTGTTTGAAGATTATAAAGAAGCATGGTCGCCTGTGATGGGGGTAGAGTTTGAGTACCTTGACTCGGAAGTAAACCCGAGTATGGCAAACATTGTAAGCCCGACAGAAGTGATCGTTGTTAGCTCCTTCCATATTGAAGTTGATGGCGGTGGCGGTGATTTTCATGTAGTGATGCCATACTCAATGGTGGAACCTATCAGAGAACTCCTTGATGCCGGTGTTCAGTCGGACAAAATGGAGACAGATATCCGCTGGAGCACAGCCCTTCGCGATGAGATTATGGATGTGCCGGTGAACTTCAGGGTAAACCTGCTGGAAAGAGATATCTCGTTACGCGACCTGATGGAACTTCAGGTGGGTGATGTCGTTCCGATAGAAATGCCTGAGCACGCTACGATGTTTGTGGAAGAGCTGCCCACCTATAGGGTTAAAATGGGCCAGTCTAACGATAGGTTAGCGGTACAGATTTCTGAAAAAATAAAACGACCGGATGTGGTCAAAACGGATATCGCGTTTCTGGGTAAAGACATTATGTCTGAGATCAGTAACGAAGATTCAGAAAGTGAAAATGAATAA
- the fliL gene encoding flagellar basal body-associated protein FliL — protein sequence MADEQATGDEGAPKGKKKLIIIIAAVVVLLAAGGGAFFFLGSDDAAEAEEAAPTAQNALPDPASYVNIAQPFLFSVPGKQRDRLVQIKVQLMVRGLKNEDLARHHSPLIESTILSTFGTATVEQLRTPTGRTQLRDQATEDIRATLQQLVGQPVIEKVLFTDFVIQ from the coding sequence ATGGCAGACGAACAAGCAACAGGTGATGAAGGCGCACCAAAAGGAAAGAAAAAGCTGATTATAATTATCGCTGCTGTGGTGGTACTACTGGCCGCCGGTGGTGGTGCGTTTTTCTTTTTAGGATCAGATGACGCAGCCGAAGCAGAAGAAGCTGCTCCTACAGCACAAAATGCGCTTCCTGACCCTGCTTCATACGTAAATATTGCCCAGCCATTCTTGTTCAGTGTACCCGGAAAGCAGCGGGACAGATTAGTTCAGATAAAGGTGCAACTGATGGTTCGCGGCCTGAAAAATGAAGATTTAGCCAGACATCACTCTCCGCTGATAGAGAGCACCATTTTAAGTACCTTTGGTACTGCAACGGTTGAGCAACTGAGGACGCCGACTGGCCGAACTCAATTGCGCGATCAGGCGACGGAAGATATCCGGGCAACTTTACAGCAACTGGTGGGACAACCGGTTATTGAAAAAGTGCTCTTTACTGATTTTGTGATTCAATAG